In Candidatus Thorarchaeota archaeon, a single genomic region encodes these proteins:
- a CDS encoding inositol-3-phosphate synthase translates to MDSRINVALVGIGNCASALIQGLEHYKDAGFDEELIGLPHSDFGGYHVTDIEIVAAFDVTENKVGRDLAEAILAEPNNVMQFADVEKLNVKVHMGKALDGVDENLKKLVSISNEKESDVVQVLEDSGAEIVVNLLPGSAKEATEFYAQAALSAGCAFINGTPIPIASDEEWSKKFESERIPLVGDDIQDQLGSTILHRNILQLLVARGVKVDESYQLDVGGGAESLDSHYRGRLRKRRVKSSAVGQDLPYDAPLVAGSSDYVPFMDNSRDSYFYIHGRQFGGAPIKVDIRMEVTDGPNAGPILFDAIRCTKLALKRRIGGALESISAYGFKLPPKPTKMYKAERWVEEFLLGKRKR, encoded by the coding sequence ATGGATAGTCGTATTAATGTGGCTCTGGTCGGAATCGGAAACTGTGCATCGGCCCTTATTCAAGGCCTAGAGCACTACAAGGATGCTGGTTTCGATGAAGAACTAATCGGACTCCCTCATTCAGACTTCGGGGGATATCATGTTACAGATATCGAAATCGTTGCAGCTTTCGATGTGACCGAAAACAAAGTTGGAAGAGATCTTGCCGAGGCCATCCTTGCAGAACCGAATAACGTTATGCAATTTGCTGATGTAGAAAAACTCAACGTGAAGGTTCACATGGGAAAGGCTCTGGACGGTGTTGATGAAAATCTGAAGAAGCTTGTTTCCATATCTAACGAGAAAGAATCAGATGTGGTTCAAGTGCTAGAGGACTCAGGCGCGGAAATCGTCGTTAATCTTCTGCCGGGTTCAGCCAAAGAAGCAACCGAATTCTACGCCCAAGCGGCTCTTAGTGCTGGTTGTGCTTTTATTAATGGAACACCAATTCCGATAGCTTCTGATGAAGAATGGAGCAAGAAGTTTGAATCAGAGAGGATTCCACTTGTTGGTGATGATATTCAGGACCAACTCGGTTCTACTATCCTACACAGAAACATATTGCAGCTTCTTGTGGCTCGCGGCGTTAAAGTAGATGAAAGCTATCAACTGGATGTCGGTGGTGGGGCAGAATCATTAGATTCACATTATCGGGGGAGACTCAGAAAGCGCAGAGTAAAGAGCTCTGCAGTAGGCCAAGATCTCCCATATGACGCCCCACTAGTAGCAGGGTCAAGTGACTATGTTCCATTTATGGATAACAGCAGAGACTCGTACTTCTACATTCATGGCAGGCAGTTCGGTGGTGCACCTATCAAAGTTGATATTCGAATGGAAGTCACAGATGGTCCTAACGCCGGACCCATACTATTTGATGCAATTAGGTGCACGAAGCTCGCCCTTAAACGACGAATAGGTGGAGCTCTGGAATCAATATCGGCATATGGCTTCAAGCTGCCTCCGAAACCCACCAAGATGTACAAAGCCGAACGTTGGGTTGAAGAATTTCTATTGGGTAAACGTAAGCGGTAG